From Mercenaria mercenaria strain notata chromosome 17, MADL_Memer_1, whole genome shotgun sequence, the proteins below share one genomic window:
- the LOC123536362 gene encoding prestin-like isoform X2, which yields MSAGMRSGSLDASAAYTKKGRRFSCPPTLVENAVMIKRAPFTQTAFDEIHLKAEDHEKKTFAEKLRSKCTCSRQKVFKFFSAYLPIIKVMRYYNIKDYLVTDILAGVTIGILHIPQALAFGLLTSVKIENGLYTSVWPVILYVLFGTSAHVSMGTSAVICIVTAAVVDRQADVFKEANPHLMANVTGNQTFIWEDIPEFMDFKEETAMGIAFFTGVILMVMGFLKLGFITAYLSDSFFSAFTSGAGVHIATSQIPAILGLKVPRFSGVFKIIKTYTAIFEAITAANVAALIIALLAMIAILFVKDYLNEKLKGKIPIPIPIELLVVIVATVVSYVAKLAENFNVDVVSSIPNTIPPPVMPSFDGVETYIVDCFVLAILIFANTIAMAKICAKRHNYEVDDSQELIAYGMCNFASSFLRCFPSAVAPPRSMVASAMNTKTTICGVFSTALIILLILVMSTLFEPLPKSALAAIIFISLKGLFIQLKDCVKFWHVNKIDFVIWFFTLFSVVFLDIDFGLGIGVVVSLITVVFQAQFARGYRLGRTMKDVTVVEHKRYTDSIEVSGIKVYRFHSNLFFANTEIFRMALYRATVNPRKILKFIKKQERIKAKEEKSRKNPVDGESYMYKPEISIDIPGITVNDDNAKTNGTATGPSTVTNGKDFMRLESTSSVASNGSRKGSLVGIDNPVYTNKEDQLNTLDIPLEYNLYRRNMSIATITTIGSLDESIDPEDGQEVVTDEKIRRLRRIHHVIIDFSTVNYMDISGANVISHIFKEYAHVNIKVFLANVSYDVRQTMHFAGVFDTIPKDNIFVDILDAIAVAKLEMVVPIPEEGLEDFTIEEAAEDKYVTNLG from the coding sequence ATGTCAGCAGGGATGCGGTCTGGATCGCTAGACGCTTCTGCCGCTTATACCAAGAAAGGACGTCGTTTCTCCTGTCCCCCTACACTAGTCGAAAATGCTGTTATGATAAAAAGAGCACCATTTACACAAACAGCCTTCGATGAGATTCATCTTAAAGCTGAAGATCATGAGAAAAAGACTTTTGCGGAAAAACTGCGGTCAAAATGTACTTGTTCCCGACAGAAAGTGTTCAAGTTTTTCTCCGCCTATCTTCCCATCATTAAGGTGATGCGGTACTATAACATCAAAGATTATTTAGTGACAGATATCCTGGCAGGTGTAACGATTGGAATATTGCATATTCCACAAGCTTTGGCATTCGGCTTGCTTACCTCTGTTAAAATAGAAAATGGGTTATACACATCAGTTTGGCCAGTAATCTTGTACGTTTTGTTCGGAACCTCTGCTCACGTCTCCATGGGAACCAGCGCTGTTATCTGTATCGTTACGGCCGCTGTAGTGGATCGTCAAGCGGACGTTTTCAAGGAAGCAAATCCTCATCTCATGGCAAATGTGACTGGTAACCAGACCTTTATATGGGAAGACATTcctgaattcatggatttcaaagaaGAAACTGCAATGGGAATTGCCTTTTTCACAGGAGTAATTCTCATGGTGATGGGATTTTTGAAACTCGGGTTCATTACTGCCTATCTATCGGATTCTTTCTTCAGTGCATTTACTTCAGGTGCGGGTGTTCACATTGCAACTAGTCAGATTCCTGCGATCCTCGGCTTAAAAGTTCCACGATTCAGTGGCGTCTTCAAAATCATCAAGACGTATACAGCGATATTTGAGGCAATAACCGCCGCGAATGTAGCTGCATTGATAATAGCTTTGTTAGCAATGATTGCTATTTTGTTCGTAAAGGATTATCTCAACGAAAAATTGAAAGGAAAaataccgataccgataccaattGAGCTCCTTGTTGTAATTGTTGCAACAGTTGTTTCTTATGTTGCAAAACTCGCCGAGAATTTCAACGTAGATGTCGTGAGCAGCATTCCGAATACTATCCCACCACCAGTAATGCCAAGTTTTGATGGAGTTGAAACGTATATCGTCGACTGTTTTGTTTTGGCTATTTTAATATTTGCCAATACCATTGCCATGGCCAAGATCTGTGCAAAGAGACATAACTATGAAGTGGATGATAGTCAAGAACTTATCGCCTACGGAATGTGTAATTTCGCTTCATCATTCCTCCGCTGTTTTCCATCAGCAGTAGCTCCACCGAGATCAATGGTTGCCAGCGCAATGAACACGAAGACAACAATATGCGGCGTCTTTTCGACGGCTCTGATAATACTCCTGATTCTAGTCATGAGCACACTGTTCGAGCCACTGCCTAAATCAGCTCTTGCAGCCATCATTTTTATCTCTTTGAAAGGACTTTTTATACAACTGAAGGACTGTGTGAAATTCTGGCATGTCAACAAAATCGATTTCGTTATCTGGTTCTTTACCTTATTCAGTGTTGTCTTCCTCGACATCGATTTTGGACTAGGCATTGGAGTTGTTGTGTCACTAATTACTGTGGTATTCCAAGCTCAGTTTGCAAGAGGCTATCGCCTTGGAAGAACCATGAAGGATGTCACCGTCGTTGAGCATAAACGATACACAGACTCCATTGAAGTATCTGGCATTAAGGTGTACAGATTCCACTCAAACTTGTTTTTTGCTAATACAGAAATCTTCCGAATGGCTTTATATAGGGCTACAGTTAATCCACGCAAgattttgaaattcattaaaaagcAAGAAAGGATTAAAGCGAAAGAAGAAAAGTCACGAAAGAATCCTGTTGACGGAGAAAGCTACATGTATAAGCCAGAAATAAGTATAGACATTCCAGGTATAACTGTAAATGATGATAATGCTAAAACCAATGGTACAGCAACTGGCCCTTCCACCGTTACCAACGGAAAAGATTTTATGCGACTTGAAAGTACTTCATCGGTTGCTTCGAATGGATCACGTAAAGGCTCACTTGTCGGAATAGATAACCCGGTGTACACGAACAAAGAAGACCAGTTAAATACTCTTGACATCCCACTTGAGTATAATCTGTACCGCAGAAACATGAGTATCGCGACAATTACAACAATCGGCTCGCTAGATGAATCGATTGACCCGGAAGATGGACAGGAAGTTGTTACTGATGAGAAAATTCGGCGCTTGCGCAGAATACATCATGTTATCATCGATTTTTCAACAGTGAATTACATGGACATTTCCGGTGCCAACGTTATATCTCATATTTTCAAAGAATATGCGCACGTTAATATCAAAGTCTTTCTTGCAAACGTATCGTATGACGTTCGGCAAACCATGCATTTTGCTGGTGTATTTGACACAATTCCAAAAGACAATATATTTGTTGACATTCTTGATGCAATAGCAGTTGCAAAACTTGAAATGGTCGTACCTATCCCAGAGGAAGGCCTCGAAGACTTCACTATAGAGGAAGCAGCTGAAGATAAATATGTCACAAACCTCGGATAA
- the LOC123536362 gene encoding prestin-like isoform X1, with amino-acid sequence MLSDTIERRPGRPRKVRIRATSVTTRMSAGMRSGSLDASAAYTKKGRRFSCPPTLVENAVMIKRAPFTQTAFDEIHLKAEDHEKKTFAEKLRSKCTCSRQKVFKFFSAYLPIIKVMRYYNIKDYLVTDILAGVTIGILHIPQALAFGLLTSVKIENGLYTSVWPVILYVLFGTSAHVSMGTSAVICIVTAAVVDRQADVFKEANPHLMANVTGNQTFIWEDIPEFMDFKEETAMGIAFFTGVILMVMGFLKLGFITAYLSDSFFSAFTSGAGVHIATSQIPAILGLKVPRFSGVFKIIKTYTAIFEAITAANVAALIIALLAMIAILFVKDYLNEKLKGKIPIPIPIELLVVIVATVVSYVAKLAENFNVDVVSSIPNTIPPPVMPSFDGVETYIVDCFVLAILIFANTIAMAKICAKRHNYEVDDSQELIAYGMCNFASSFLRCFPSAVAPPRSMVASAMNTKTTICGVFSTALIILLILVMSTLFEPLPKSALAAIIFISLKGLFIQLKDCVKFWHVNKIDFVIWFFTLFSVVFLDIDFGLGIGVVVSLITVVFQAQFARGYRLGRTMKDVTVVEHKRYTDSIEVSGIKVYRFHSNLFFANTEIFRMALYRATVNPRKILKFIKKQERIKAKEEKSRKNPVDGESYMYKPEISIDIPGITVNDDNAKTNGTATGPSTVTNGKDFMRLESTSSVASNGSRKGSLVGIDNPVYTNKEDQLNTLDIPLEYNLYRRNMSIATITTIGSLDESIDPEDGQEVVTDEKIRRLRRIHHVIIDFSTVNYMDISGANVISHIFKEYAHVNIKVFLANVSYDVRQTMHFAGVFDTIPKDNIFVDILDAIAVAKLEMVVPIPEEGLEDFTIEEAAEDKYVTNLG; translated from the coding sequence GATCCGAGCCACTTCCGTGACCACCAGGATGTCAGCAGGGATGCGGTCTGGATCGCTAGACGCTTCTGCCGCTTATACCAAGAAAGGACGTCGTTTCTCCTGTCCCCCTACACTAGTCGAAAATGCTGTTATGATAAAAAGAGCACCATTTACACAAACAGCCTTCGATGAGATTCATCTTAAAGCTGAAGATCATGAGAAAAAGACTTTTGCGGAAAAACTGCGGTCAAAATGTACTTGTTCCCGACAGAAAGTGTTCAAGTTTTTCTCCGCCTATCTTCCCATCATTAAGGTGATGCGGTACTATAACATCAAAGATTATTTAGTGACAGATATCCTGGCAGGTGTAACGATTGGAATATTGCATATTCCACAAGCTTTGGCATTCGGCTTGCTTACCTCTGTTAAAATAGAAAATGGGTTATACACATCAGTTTGGCCAGTAATCTTGTACGTTTTGTTCGGAACCTCTGCTCACGTCTCCATGGGAACCAGCGCTGTTATCTGTATCGTTACGGCCGCTGTAGTGGATCGTCAAGCGGACGTTTTCAAGGAAGCAAATCCTCATCTCATGGCAAATGTGACTGGTAACCAGACCTTTATATGGGAAGACATTcctgaattcatggatttcaaagaaGAAACTGCAATGGGAATTGCCTTTTTCACAGGAGTAATTCTCATGGTGATGGGATTTTTGAAACTCGGGTTCATTACTGCCTATCTATCGGATTCTTTCTTCAGTGCATTTACTTCAGGTGCGGGTGTTCACATTGCAACTAGTCAGATTCCTGCGATCCTCGGCTTAAAAGTTCCACGATTCAGTGGCGTCTTCAAAATCATCAAGACGTATACAGCGATATTTGAGGCAATAACCGCCGCGAATGTAGCTGCATTGATAATAGCTTTGTTAGCAATGATTGCTATTTTGTTCGTAAAGGATTATCTCAACGAAAAATTGAAAGGAAAaataccgataccgataccaattGAGCTCCTTGTTGTAATTGTTGCAACAGTTGTTTCTTATGTTGCAAAACTCGCCGAGAATTTCAACGTAGATGTCGTGAGCAGCATTCCGAATACTATCCCACCACCAGTAATGCCAAGTTTTGATGGAGTTGAAACGTATATCGTCGACTGTTTTGTTTTGGCTATTTTAATATTTGCCAATACCATTGCCATGGCCAAGATCTGTGCAAAGAGACATAACTATGAAGTGGATGATAGTCAAGAACTTATCGCCTACGGAATGTGTAATTTCGCTTCATCATTCCTCCGCTGTTTTCCATCAGCAGTAGCTCCACCGAGATCAATGGTTGCCAGCGCAATGAACACGAAGACAACAATATGCGGCGTCTTTTCGACGGCTCTGATAATACTCCTGATTCTAGTCATGAGCACACTGTTCGAGCCACTGCCTAAATCAGCTCTTGCAGCCATCATTTTTATCTCTTTGAAAGGACTTTTTATACAACTGAAGGACTGTGTGAAATTCTGGCATGTCAACAAAATCGATTTCGTTATCTGGTTCTTTACCTTATTCAGTGTTGTCTTCCTCGACATCGATTTTGGACTAGGCATTGGAGTTGTTGTGTCACTAATTACTGTGGTATTCCAAGCTCAGTTTGCAAGAGGCTATCGCCTTGGAAGAACCATGAAGGATGTCACCGTCGTTGAGCATAAACGATACACAGACTCCATTGAAGTATCTGGCATTAAGGTGTACAGATTCCACTCAAACTTGTTTTTTGCTAATACAGAAATCTTCCGAATGGCTTTATATAGGGCTACAGTTAATCCACGCAAgattttgaaattcattaaaaagcAAGAAAGGATTAAAGCGAAAGAAGAAAAGTCACGAAAGAATCCTGTTGACGGAGAAAGCTACATGTATAAGCCAGAAATAAGTATAGACATTCCAGGTATAACTGTAAATGATGATAATGCTAAAACCAATGGTACAGCAACTGGCCCTTCCACCGTTACCAACGGAAAAGATTTTATGCGACTTGAAAGTACTTCATCGGTTGCTTCGAATGGATCACGTAAAGGCTCACTTGTCGGAATAGATAACCCGGTGTACACGAACAAAGAAGACCAGTTAAATACTCTTGACATCCCACTTGAGTATAATCTGTACCGCAGAAACATGAGTATCGCGACAATTACAACAATCGGCTCGCTAGATGAATCGATTGACCCGGAAGATGGACAGGAAGTTGTTACTGATGAGAAAATTCGGCGCTTGCGCAGAATACATCATGTTATCATCGATTTTTCAACAGTGAATTACATGGACATTTCCGGTGCCAACGTTATATCTCATATTTTCAAAGAATATGCGCACGTTAATATCAAAGTCTTTCTTGCAAACGTATCGTATGACGTTCGGCAAACCATGCATTTTGCTGGTGTATTTGACACAATTCCAAAAGACAATATATTTGTTGACATTCTTGATGCAATAGCAGTTGCAAAACTTGAAATGGTCGTACCTATCCCAGAGGAAGGCCTCGAAGACTTCACTATAGAGGAAGCAGCTGAAGATAAATATGTCACAAACCTCGGATAA